A window of Parasynechococcus marenigrum WH 8102 contains these coding sequences:
- the crtH gene encoding carotenoid isomerase, which produces MSDQQHWDAVVIGSGIGGLVTASQLAAKGARTLVLERYLIPGGSGGAFKREGYTFDVGASMIFGFGEKGYTNLLTRALADVGEHCETIPDQAQLEYHMPGGLNIAVDRDYETFIADLSARFPHEATGVRRFYDTCWQVFNCLDAMPLLSLEDPAYLTKVFFKAPLACLGLARWLPFNVGAVARQHINDEQLLKFIDIECFCWSVMPADRTPMINAGMVFSDRHAGGINYPRGGVGVIAEKLVHGLERHGGAIRYKARVTKVLLENGEAVGVKLADGETIRAKRVISNATRWDTFSGQDDGSTRAGQALVDEANTPKKEAFWRRRYVPSPSFLSLHLGVRADLIPAGTHCHHLLLEDWNRMEDEQGVIFVSMPSLLDPDLAPAGHHIVHTFTPSSMEAWQGLSPTDYRAKKEADAARLIQRLEAILPGLSEAITHKEIGTPRSHRRFLGRFQGSYGPIPAMQLPGLLPMPFNRTGVPNLYCVGDSCFPGQGLNAVAFSGFACAHRVGADLGLNPWALPA; this is translated from the coding sequence ATGAGCGATCAGCAGCACTGGGATGCCGTGGTGATCGGCTCCGGCATCGGCGGGTTGGTCACCGCCAGCCAGCTGGCGGCCAAGGGAGCTCGCACCTTGGTGCTGGAGCGCTACCTGATCCCCGGCGGCAGTGGCGGTGCCTTCAAGCGCGAGGGCTATACCTTTGATGTGGGCGCCTCGATGATTTTCGGCTTCGGTGAGAAGGGCTACACCAACCTGCTCACCAGGGCTCTCGCTGATGTGGGCGAGCACTGCGAGACCATTCCGGATCAGGCCCAACTCGAGTACCACATGCCTGGGGGGCTCAACATCGCCGTTGACCGCGATTATGAGACGTTCATCGCTGATCTGTCCGCCCGTTTCCCCCACGAGGCCACTGGCGTCCGCCGCTTCTACGACACCTGTTGGCAGGTGTTCAACTGTCTGGATGCGATGCCGTTGCTGTCGCTGGAAGATCCGGCATACCTCACCAAGGTGTTCTTCAAGGCACCACTGGCCTGTCTGGGGTTGGCCCGCTGGCTGCCCTTCAATGTGGGTGCGGTCGCCCGCCAGCACATCAATGATGAGCAGCTGCTGAAGTTCATCGACATCGAATGCTTCTGCTGGTCGGTGATGCCAGCCGATCGCACCCCGATGATCAATGCCGGCATGGTGTTTTCCGATCGCCATGCCGGTGGCATCAACTACCCCCGTGGTGGTGTGGGTGTGATCGCTGAAAAGCTGGTTCATGGTCTTGAACGCCATGGCGGCGCCATTCGCTACAAAGCGCGGGTCACCAAGGTGCTGCTCGAGAACGGTGAGGCGGTTGGTGTGAAGCTGGCCGATGGCGAGACCATCCGGGCCAAGCGGGTGATCTCCAATGCCACCCGCTGGGACACCTTTTCGGGGCAGGACGATGGCTCCACGCGGGCCGGGCAGGCGCTGGTGGATGAAGCCAACACTCCGAAGAAGGAGGCCTTCTGGCGTCGCCGCTATGTGCCGTCGCCCTCGTTTCTCTCCCTGCATCTGGGGGTTCGTGCCGATCTGATTCCAGCCGGTACCCACTGCCATCACCTGCTGCTCGAAGACTGGAACCGGATGGAGGACGAGCAGGGGGTGATCTTTGTGTCGATGCCGTCGTTGCTGGATCCTGATCTGGCACCGGCCGGGCATCACATTGTTCACACCTTCACACCGTCGTCGATGGAGGCATGGCAGGGGCTCTCCCCCACTGATTACCGGGCCAAGAAGGAGGCGGATGCGGCTCGCTTGATTCAGCGGCTTGAGGCGATCCTGCCTGGCCTCAGTGAAGCCATCACCCACAAGGAGATCGGCACCCCCCGCAGCCACCGGCGGTTCCTGGGTCGCTTCCAGGGCAGCTACGGCCCGATTCCGGCGATGCAACTCCCCGGCCTCCTGCCGATGCCGTTCAACCGCACCGGTGTACCCAACCTCTATTGCGTCGGCGATTCCTGCTTCCCGGGTCAGGGGCTCAATGCCGTGGCCTTCAGTGGCTTTGCCTGTGCCCATCGGGTGGGTGCGGATTTGGGCCTCAACCCCTGGGCACTGCCGGCCTGA
- a CDS encoding response regulator transcription factor: MTSTPRDLTVEPSAPSADPLILPQSGTGQEPSRVLVVEPHPTLRTVLVQRLRQDGHLTAAVGRASEALEVCQDQSPDLLVSAEILEQGSALRLADQLRCPVIVLTARSGADPVVGLLDDGADDVLRKPFGLEELAARCRTLLKRGHNGLQERVTVGPLEVHLLLRQVTLRDQPVELSPREFALLCALLMPPGLVRSRQELLRMAWPPFSGGPRSVDTQVLTLRRKLEQAGLGEGGGITTVRQRGYRFSLDTLPAS, translated from the coding sequence GTGACCTCCACACCACGCGACCTGACAGTTGAACCCAGCGCCCCCAGCGCTGATCCGCTGATCCTGCCCCAGTCCGGCACCGGACAGGAGCCATCACGCGTTCTTGTCGTGGAGCCGCACCCCACTCTGCGGACTGTTCTGGTGCAGCGCCTGCGTCAGGACGGGCACCTCACAGCCGCAGTAGGCAGAGCCTCCGAAGCTCTCGAGGTCTGTCAGGATCAATCGCCTGATCTTCTGGTCAGCGCCGAAATTCTTGAACAGGGTTCCGCCCTGCGCCTGGCCGATCAATTGCGCTGCCCCGTCATCGTGCTGACTGCTCGAAGCGGAGCAGATCCGGTGGTGGGACTGCTGGACGACGGTGCCGATGACGTGCTTCGCAAACCTTTCGGGCTGGAAGAGCTGGCGGCCCGCTGCCGCACCCTGCTCAAGCGGGGGCACAACGGCCTGCAGGAGCGAGTCACGGTAGGACCACTGGAGGTTCACCTGCTTCTGCGGCAGGTCACCTTGCGAGACCAGCCTGTGGAACTGAGCCCCAGGGAATTCGCCCTGCTCTGTGCCCTGCTGATGCCGCCCGGCCTGGTGCGCAGCCGCCAGGAACTGCTTCGGATGGCCTGGCCGCCCTTCAGCGGTGGCCCACGTTCAGTCGACACACAGGTGCTGACCCTGCGCCGCAAACTTGAGCAGGCAGGGCTTGGTGAAGGCGGCGGCATCACCACGGTGCGTCAGCGGGGCTACCGATTCAGCCTGGATACCCTGCCGGCAAGTTGA
- a CDS encoding DUF6761 family protein: MTSLDDPESIRHFQSLCDACQELTTRYHSPSELRLYADGYLHALRRCGSLDSSQQHRLEQLIDRWIMDPSSFIGPDGDVSTLYLRRPHSY; the protein is encoded by the coding sequence ATGACGTCTCTTGACGATCCGGAATCCATCCGCCATTTCCAGTCCCTGTGTGATGCCTGCCAGGAGCTGACAACCCGCTATCACTCACCGTCTGAGCTGAGGTTGTACGCCGACGGCTATCTTCATGCCCTGCGTCGCTGCGGCAGCCTGGATTCCAGCCAGCAGCACAGGTTGGAGCAATTGATCGACCGCTGGATCATGGATCCCTCCAGCTTCATTGGACCCGATGGGGACGTCAGCACCCTGTATCTGCGACGGCCACATAGTTATTGA
- the grxD gene encoding Grx4 family monothiol glutaredoxin, with translation MDDSTRSRIEALISSSTIFVFMKGSKLMPQCGFSNNVVQILHSLGVSFETFDVLSDMEIRQGIKDFSSWPTIPQVYVNGEFIGGSDILIEMYNAGELKEKLEIALAS, from the coding sequence ATGGACGACTCCACCCGCTCCCGCATTGAGGCCCTGATCAGCTCAAGCACCATCTTTGTGTTCATGAAGGGCAGCAAGTTGATGCCCCAGTGCGGCTTCTCGAACAACGTGGTTCAGATTCTCCACTCCCTGGGCGTCAGCTTCGAAACCTTTGATGTGCTCTCCGATATGGAAATCCGTCAGGGCATCAAAGACTTCTCCAGCTGGCCGACGATTCCTCAGGTTTATGTCAACGGAGAGTTCATCGGCGGCTCCGACATCTTGATCGAGATGTACAACGCCGGTGAATTGAAGGAAAAGCTCGAGATTGCCCTCGCCAGCTGA
- a CDS encoding BolA family protein — MVQPDAVEAAIQRSIPDAKVTVEDLTGGGDHLQVSVVSVAFQGLSRIRQHQLVYGALQQELASEAIHALALTTATPTDSPSP, encoded by the coding sequence ATGGTTCAGCCGGACGCCGTTGAAGCCGCCATTCAGCGTTCCATCCCCGATGCCAAGGTGACCGTAGAGGACCTCACCGGAGGCGGTGATCATCTTCAGGTGAGTGTGGTGTCTGTGGCCTTCCAGGGTCTGTCCAGGATCCGCCAGCATCAGTTGGTCTACGGAGCACTGCAACAGGAACTGGCCAGCGAAGCGATCCATGCCCTGGCCCTCACCACCGCCACCCCGACAGATTCCCCCAGCCCCTGA
- a CDS encoding lysophospholipid acyltransferase family protein — protein MRFQLLSAALANRESALQVGIDPRWAPLAMLVTQDIALKLQFRERLVLNPQHLPHSGPVVLAPTHRARWDALMLPMAAGRRVTGRDCRFMVTTTEMRGLQGWFLQRLGCFPVNQRRPSLTTLRLAIDLLTAGQQLVVFPEGQIQRTDRPIRLHQGLVRLVQLAERQGLSVPVVPVGIGYGQRPPRPFSRAALCFGEPMNVPTTGGRESGLRFNQDLAHAMHTAEQAARAAVGRPLYSL, from the coding sequence ATGCGCTTTCAGCTGTTGTCAGCTGCCCTGGCGAACCGTGAATCCGCACTGCAGGTGGGCATCGACCCTCGCTGGGCCCCCCTGGCGATGCTGGTCACTCAGGACATCGCACTGAAGCTGCAATTTCGTGAGCGATTGGTGCTGAATCCGCAACATTTGCCCCACAGCGGCCCTGTGGTGCTGGCCCCCACCCACCGGGCCCGCTGGGATGCCCTGATGCTGCCGATGGCAGCGGGACGACGGGTCACCGGTCGGGATTGCCGCTTCATGGTGACGACCACCGAGATGCGCGGCCTGCAGGGTTGGTTCTTGCAGCGACTCGGCTGTTTTCCGGTGAATCAGCGGCGCCCATCACTGACCACCCTGCGGCTGGCCATTGATCTGCTGACGGCTGGCCAGCAACTCGTGGTTTTCCCGGAGGGACAAATCCAACGCACGGATCGACCGATCCGGCTGCATCAGGGGCTCGTTCGTCTGGTGCAGCTGGCCGAGCGGCAGGGGCTGAGCGTTCCCGTGGTCCCCGTTGGCATCGGCTACGGCCAGAGGCCACCTCGGCCATTCAGCAGGGCAGCGCTCTGCTTCGGCGAACCGATGAACGTTCCCACAACGGGTGGACGGGAGTCCGGATTGCGGTTCAATCAGGACCTCGCCCACGCAATGCATACGGCTGAACAAGCGGCCCGTGCAGCAGTGGGCAGACCTTTGTACTCCTTATAA
- a CDS encoding pyridoxine 5'-phosphate synthase — MASLGVNIDHIANIRQARRTVEPDPVPFAMLAELGGADGITVHLREDRRHIQDRDVQLLRQTVRSRLNLEMAATQEMVEIALAVEPDMVTLVPEKREEVTTEGGLDVAAQLSGLTPMVERLQQRGIPVSLFVDAETTQLEACRNSGAHWVELHTGTYADASWADQPGQLARITEGAATARHLGLRVNAGHGLTYQNVEPIAAIPGMEELNIGHTIVARAVAVGLQQAVREMKALIQNPRLDPLFGHALG, encoded by the coding sequence ATGGCCAGCCTCGGGGTCAACATCGACCACATCGCCAACATTCGGCAGGCACGCCGGACGGTGGAACCAGATCCTGTGCCCTTCGCCATGCTCGCCGAACTCGGTGGTGCCGATGGCATCACGGTTCATCTGCGGGAGGATCGCCGCCACATCCAGGACCGTGATGTGCAGCTGCTGCGTCAGACGGTGCGCTCCCGACTGAATCTGGAGATGGCAGCGACGCAGGAGATGGTGGAGATCGCCCTGGCCGTTGAGCCAGACATGGTCACCCTTGTGCCGGAAAAGCGGGAAGAGGTCACTACCGAGGGAGGGCTGGATGTAGCTGCGCAGTTAAGCGGGCTGACACCAATGGTGGAGCGGCTGCAGCAGCGAGGCATCCCCGTGAGCCTGTTCGTTGATGCTGAAACCACCCAACTGGAGGCCTGCCGCAACAGCGGGGCTCACTGGGTGGAACTGCACACCGGGACCTACGCCGATGCATCCTGGGCCGATCAGCCCGGTCAGCTGGCGCGCATCACGGAGGGGGCTGCCACAGCACGCCATCTCGGCCTTCGCGTCAACGCAGGCCATGGACTCACCTATCAGAACGTGGAACCGATTGCTGCGATTCCTGGGATGGAGGAATTGAACATCGGCCACACGATCGTGGCCCGTGCGGTTGCCGTCGGTCTGCAACAAGCGGTGCGCGAGATGAAGGCCTTGATCCAGAATCCCCGCCTGGATCCCCTGTTCGGACACGCGCTCGGATGA
- a CDS encoding MgPME-cyclase complex family protein, giving the protein MTDYHFVAASERFLTVEEPLEEVLRERRRNYEENSKAIDFWLVRQPAFLETNELSAINSQLPKPAAAVVSTDPTFITFLKLRLEYVLEGSFEAPSAAIPDALASTAA; this is encoded by the coding sequence ATGACTGATTATCACTTCGTTGCTGCCAGCGAGCGGTTTCTGACCGTTGAAGAACCGTTGGAAGAAGTGCTGCGGGAACGTCGGCGCAACTATGAGGAGAACAGCAAAGCCATTGATTTCTGGTTGGTGCGTCAGCCCGCCTTTCTGGAAACCAACGAGCTGAGCGCCATCAACAGCCAGCTGCCCAAACCGGCTGCCGCCGTGGTGTCCACCGATCCCACCTTCATCACTTTCCTGAAGTTGCGATTGGAGTACGTCCTCGAGGGAAGCTTCGAGGCTCCTTCCGCAGCAATTCCCGATGCCCTGGCCAGCACCGCCGCATGA
- a CDS encoding metallophosphoesterase: protein MQAPPLLHWVIGDVHGCHASLLALLTVLPCQDHLVFCGDVVSRCGRIEASMHLVWDLVCCGRATWLRGNHEQALIDALSEDGEGSQPALTRQWAHRLNQLPLLYLADGWCATHAGFNSAGEPDLFIREPFWETYDGRHGRVVIGHTPRPAVERHQRIVLIDTGAVYGGLLSAYCPETDAVVQVQGPRSQEPFPRPVDLERVPAVMSGDQTRC, encoded by the coding sequence GTGCAAGCCCCGCCTCTGCTCCATTGGGTGATTGGTGACGTGCACGGATGCCATGCCTCCCTGCTTGCCCTATTGACGGTCCTGCCCTGCCAGGACCATCTGGTGTTCTGTGGAGATGTGGTTAGCCGTTGTGGTCGTATCGAGGCCAGCATGCATCTGGTCTGGGATCTGGTCTGTTGTGGACGGGCGACCTGGTTGAGGGGCAATCACGAACAGGCTCTGATCGATGCTCTTTCGGAGGATGGCGAGGGCTCACAACCAGCCCTGACCCGACAGTGGGCGCATCGACTCAACCAACTGCCGCTGCTGTATCTCGCTGACGGTTGGTGCGCGACCCATGCCGGGTTCAACAGTGCCGGTGAACCGGATCTGTTCATACGCGAGCCGTTCTGGGAGACCTATGACGGTCGCCATGGCCGCGTTGTGATTGGCCACACGCCGCGCCCTGCGGTTGAACGCCATCAGCGCATTGTTCTGATCGATACCGGAGCGGTGTACGGCGGCCTGCTCTCGGCCTACTGCCCGGAAACCGATGCGGTGGTGCAGGTGCAGGGCCCGCGCAGCCAGGAGCCGTTCCCACGACCCGTCGATCTGGAACGGGTCCCAGCCGTGATGAGTGGAGACCAGACCCGTTGCTGA
- a CDS encoding exodeoxyribonuclease V subunit gamma: MLTLYRSNRAEFLATLLARQLLEERPDPFETVEVLVNTWPTSRWLGEQLATANGISSLVRFPFPGSRLRQLVRRVLDLPDQEQDPWRATSLVWAVLEQMPALLEQPVARPLQLWLQQRDGGDASGLSRDRWQLARAIADAFDDYALYRPETLHSWIQSQGSRAASAETDWQPWLARQLAASLHRQPFGLQVQSAVERLRSGAVDPQVLPKVIRLFGISALAPVQVELIQALSGSTDVQVYLLTPCRDLWQRCGNRREQLGATWTEPPDGGWLQQAPRLEAMLGRMGAEFQQLLEGSGDSQLGEVREGDLFADPVRIAEGEGRSATLLEQLQQQLVEPGCRESLDRDLDDRSLLFQAAPGPWREVQLVRDQVLQWLAADPELEPRDVLVMTPQIDRYAPLLSSVLNDRDAIGVDLPWRLTDRSQQSTPGLTMVMLELLDLASGRLTATGLERLLANPALQTQQGLSGTEASALTRCLQRTGFRWGLDARERGGDETHSLSWCLDRWLLGLALPQRDGLAPGGAAPFHQDLDPQRLVRWWSVLDRLVRWLQQLRRPRTSTAWVELLQAVLEDLFADGGAWSWERQGWSAALAEWQQRAASCSLELEVAVAAEVLAEALSVDSGRFGHRSGALTVSALEPMRAIPHKVIVLMGLDDGVFPRVDQRPGFHLLEQRRWLGDPRGGDQDRYVLLEALMSARRHLLISWCGRNEHTGEPRPAAAPVEQWLQDLTRQLGTEASAGLCIEPDPNPLDRSNFQVAGHGQPLSCDRRQLAARRWLDQHQSHAATAGLAWPLHWSAPDPEVTIDPRSDEELLQWLVDPQSAWLRQLGLHPAERVDPVEDLEALTLSSLLQAQVLNQDLEDHLLAAETPAWCETLAGQGVFPPAAGAQLEEGILSHRLQALQLQLDRLGRCSRQGTLLMAGDIQVVVQPGRFTPRGLMRGWLQHLRLCADDAVFGGSAVIARADKGDDAKPHVRWGRLEPAVAQAQLLTLQRLAQQGQHQCWPVPPRSGWLLMSRDHYKAGSGVAAFQDGWIRERQDPQQRLCFGADAEADQLLQSQGFEQACALLYKPMLQALVH, from the coding sequence TTGCTGACGCTTTACCGCAGCAATCGGGCTGAATTCCTGGCCACCTTGCTGGCCCGTCAGTTGCTGGAGGAGCGACCGGACCCCTTCGAGACGGTGGAGGTGTTGGTGAACACCTGGCCCACCAGCCGCTGGCTTGGCGAGCAGCTCGCCACGGCTAATGGCATCAGTTCGCTGGTGCGCTTTCCCTTCCCCGGCAGTCGTTTGCGGCAGCTGGTGCGACGGGTGCTCGACCTCCCCGATCAGGAGCAGGACCCCTGGCGGGCCACCTCCCTGGTCTGGGCTGTGCTGGAGCAGATGCCGGCCCTGTTGGAGCAGCCCGTTGCCCGACCGCTGCAGCTCTGGTTGCAGCAACGAGATGGTGGTGATGCTTCGGGGCTGAGCCGGGATCGTTGGCAGCTGGCTCGCGCCATCGCCGATGCCTTCGACGACTACGCGCTGTATCGGCCCGAAACCTTGCACAGCTGGATTCAGAGCCAGGGCAGCCGTGCTGCATCCGCAGAAACGGACTGGCAACCGTGGCTGGCCAGGCAGCTGGCGGCGTCTCTGCATCGCCAACCGTTCGGCTTGCAGGTGCAGTCCGCTGTGGAGCGGCTGCGCTCCGGCGCCGTGGACCCCCAGGTGCTGCCAAAGGTGATCCGTCTGTTCGGGATCAGTGCCCTGGCGCCGGTGCAGGTGGAACTGATCCAGGCCCTCTCAGGCAGCACCGACGTTCAGGTGTATCTGCTCACCCCCTGCCGCGATCTCTGGCAGCGCTGCGGCAATCGCCGTGAGCAGCTGGGAGCAACCTGGACAGAGCCCCCCGATGGGGGCTGGTTACAGCAGGCACCGCGATTGGAGGCCATGCTCGGACGGATGGGGGCCGAGTTCCAGCAGCTGCTGGAGGGCAGTGGCGACAGTCAGCTGGGGGAGGTGCGCGAGGGGGATCTGTTTGCCGATCCCGTCCGCATTGCTGAGGGGGAAGGTCGCTCCGCCACGTTGCTGGAGCAGTTGCAGCAGCAGCTGGTGGAACCGGGCTGCCGTGAATCTCTCGATCGAGATCTTGACGACCGCTCCTTGTTGTTCCAGGCCGCTCCAGGGCCGTGGCGGGAGGTGCAACTGGTGCGCGATCAGGTGTTGCAGTGGCTGGCGGCGGATCCAGAGCTTGAGCCTCGGGATGTGTTGGTGATGACCCCGCAGATCGACCGTTATGCCCCACTCCTGAGCTCTGTGCTCAACGACCGTGATGCGATTGGAGTGGATCTGCCCTGGCGTCTCACCGATCGAAGCCAGCAGAGCACCCCTGGCCTGACGATGGTGATGCTGGAGTTGCTGGACCTGGCGTCAGGTCGCCTGACCGCCACTGGGCTGGAACGGTTGTTGGCCAATCCCGCCCTACAGACGCAACAGGGGCTCAGCGGTACTGAGGCGTCTGCCTTGACCCGCTGCCTGCAGCGCACGGGCTTCCGCTGGGGGCTCGATGCCCGGGAGCGGGGCGGTGATGAGACCCACAGCCTCAGTTGGTGTCTGGATCGTTGGTTGCTGGGTCTGGCGCTGCCGCAACGGGATGGCCTGGCACCCGGCGGGGCGGCCCCGTTTCATCAGGATCTCGATCCGCAGCGGCTGGTGCGCTGGTGGAGCGTTCTGGATCGGCTGGTGCGCTGGTTGCAGCAGCTGCGACGACCACGGACCTCGACGGCCTGGGTGGAGTTGCTGCAGGCCGTGCTGGAGGATCTCTTCGCTGACGGCGGTGCCTGGAGCTGGGAGCGTCAGGGTTGGTCTGCGGCCCTGGCGGAATGGCAGCAACGGGCAGCCTCCTGCTCGCTGGAGCTCGAGGTGGCGGTGGCAGCTGAGGTGCTGGCGGAGGCCCTGTCGGTGGACAGTGGCCGCTTCGGGCATCGCAGTGGTGCGCTCACGGTGAGTGCGCTGGAGCCGATGCGGGCGATCCCCCACAAGGTGATTGTGCTGATGGGTCTCGACGACGGGGTGTTCCCCCGTGTGGATCAACGGCCTGGGTTCCATCTGTTGGAGCAGCGCCGCTGGCTCGGCGACCCGCGCGGGGGTGATCAGGACCGTTATGTGCTGCTGGAGGCGCTGATGTCCGCGCGGCGTCATCTGCTGATCAGTTGGTGCGGCCGCAATGAACACACCGGTGAGCCTCGGCCGGCTGCTGCTCCGGTGGAACAGTGGTTGCAGGACCTGACAAGGCAGCTGGGCACTGAGGCCAGCGCGGGGCTGTGCATCGAGCCGGATCCCAACCCACTGGATCGCAGCAACTTTCAGGTTGCCGGCCATGGCCAGCCCCTCAGCTGTGATCGCCGCCAACTGGCGGCGCGACGCTGGCTGGACCAGCATCAGAGCCATGCTGCGACGGCCGGCCTGGCCTGGCCGCTGCACTGGAGTGCGCCGGACCCTGAGGTCACGATCGACCCACGCAGCGATGAGGAGCTGTTGCAGTGGCTGGTGGACCCTCAGTCAGCCTGGCTGCGGCAGCTGGGCCTCCACCCAGCTGAGCGGGTGGATCCTGTGGAGGATCTCGAGGCCCTGACGCTCAGCAGCCTGCTGCAGGCCCAGGTGTTGAATCAGGATCTGGAGGATCACCTGCTGGCGGCCGAGACGCCGGCATGGTGCGAGACGTTGGCGGGCCAGGGGGTGTTTCCCCCCGCAGCAGGGGCTCAGCTGGAGGAGGGAATCCTCAGCCATCGACTCCAGGCGTTGCAGCTGCAGCTGGACCGGCTCGGACGTTGCAGCCGCCAGGGAACGCTGCTGATGGCCGGCGACATTCAGGTGGTGGTTCAGCCCGGTCGTTTCACCCCCCGTGGTCTGATGCGGGGCTGGTTGCAGCATCTAAGGCTCTGCGCAGACGATGCTGTCTTCGGCGGGAGCGCCGTCATCGCTCGGGCAGACAAGGGCGATGACGCCAAGCCCCATGTGCGTTGGGGACGTCTCGAACCTGCGGTGGCCCAGGCCCAGCTGCTGACGCTGCAGCGGTTGGCTCAGCAGGGGCAGCATCAGTGCTGGCCGGTTCCCCCCAGAAGTGGCTGGCTGTTGATGAGCAGGGATCACTACAAGGCCGGCAGCGGCGTCGCCGCTTTTCAAGACGGCTGGATCCGGGAGCGCCAGGACCCCCAGCAGCGGCTGTGCTTCGGCGCCGATGCTGAGGCTGACCAGCTGTTGCAGAGCCAGGGCTTCGAGCAGGCATGTGCGTTGCTCTACAAACCGATGCTGCAGGCCTTGGTGCACTGA
- a CDS encoding arsenate-mycothiol transferase ArsC, which yields MRVLFLCTGNYFRSRFSQALLQQLIEINQATGGLQVDSAGLKVDPSSGNVGPMAPEAISALQNRGVTIDPGSLSAPKQVTEADLDAADVVVAVDEAAHRPMVLQQFPAWENRIRFWTVKDLGEEDGVDPIAQLEHRVQQLFDELKPG from the coding sequence GTGCGCGTCCTGTTTCTCTGCACCGGCAATTACTTCCGCAGTCGTTTCTCGCAAGCGCTGCTCCAGCAGCTGATCGAGATCAACCAGGCGACGGGGGGCCTGCAGGTTGATTCTGCTGGGCTGAAGGTGGATCCCAGCAGTGGCAACGTCGGTCCAATGGCGCCTGAGGCGATCAGCGCCCTGCAGAACCGTGGTGTGACCATCGATCCAGGTAGCCTCTCCGCACCAAAACAGGTCACGGAGGCTGACCTGGACGCTGCGGATGTGGTGGTGGCCGTTGATGAGGCGGCCCATCGCCCGATGGTGCTGCAGCAGTTCCCCGCCTGGGAGAACAGGATCCGCTTCTGGACGGTCAAAGACCTCGGTGAGGAGGACGGCGTCGATCCGATCGCTCAGCTTGAGCACCGGGTGCAGCAGCTGTTCGATGAACTGAAACCCGGATAA